A window of the Kosakonia radicincitans DSM 16656 genome harbors these coding sequences:
- a CDS encoding STY4851/ECs_5259 family protein, translated as MSQSELVSVFKCTPWLTKFLTRRGLKKADSRPLYEYHATSDEYADLKRLLREIGQPEKLKNDKGYAACFTLFCSEWYRRDYGRDCKWSWDPIHAALNISLSHSELGLVVPKGLDGFWERPIRFYESERRNFLGSLFSEGGLPFKLLKETDSRFQSVFSRILNQYEQASSLGYSTSMLVQMMVEKSSLPQGFREDTSIEFIARMAEQLISLVQLYELSTHAEPVKELERVHPKWRDSFPIPLDDDTGTSFLNGLLRTASVENKPRQRKSKIIECFFSWSEQKPDALHTYISLPEEMVFPLLSEPSTTRFELAVCEDGEDMVSLGSAYATLEHMQARLRLRKSDVRFHRRRPATTLSLVARAGGVIIGIVNIAESEIPVGDVPLVFVRQGDDWSLQGIASCSVRSSDMLIILPEGGTLSAENTPSDFTCRAFGYPALVVQGGQDILIEGEETYRIRAGLEQVRLPGLELQGKRLNWTTFPEEVFLGTPRVMRKMGVPEVRYRRFLSGKDIDVCELHDTMGTHFLSIRNENNETLLRRKIGILPADFQVEIKSGERANEGIIAISTQHKCWYALKDKTLEIGRKRSGNRTEILIKAEGVPPSSVQLQVTPSLMEAPVGIVMPFPSSGCLAFDAEGRPLAKNITITDLLGSRVFLFGKNGEPTRFTLELRLRSNSGQQAWHEWRYNAGERPLEINLYSLKEHIENLLSLGSGIDQIVDMRISGVGGTGNWQIRRYKYSLEYDPASQILRSNSIHNASGKVPSPVIMLLSEPERKSIPLTSRMSEGVPVGEFELGSIVSKNGPWLVLPKPGEETAFRPCFIRGEQLPEAEAGTIHSLQKATQLFKPGAEVNTISLVLDQMANDPAHSGWQFLQNLYSQFSYLPLATFEVWRALFQHPQALTLSLFKFEMSAEYLGRIESEFPVFWEFLPIQQIKNAAAKMQAFMVSKGASIEMQSNFLNKMYQRLGMLFPTYASDVHSWLSEGKAPRLFPQPVMKEIIQGWYQELLREHGESRWPEYGGPRLSRWIQSQADPIIEISSDTHFRYAVAWLPVFAAAVASGKTTFTSVFGNEPGAVFFLRQVRDFDSRWFNALFQYCLLRNVTEK; from the coding sequence TTGAGTCAGTCTGAACTCGTTTCAGTATTTAAATGCACCCCCTGGTTGACGAAGTTTCTTACTCGTCGTGGATTAAAAAAAGCTGATAGCAGGCCTCTTTATGAATATCATGCAACCAGCGATGAATATGCCGATCTGAAACGGCTTCTTCGGGAAATAGGGCAGCCAGAAAAACTAAAAAACGATAAAGGTTATGCAGCCTGTTTTACCCTTTTTTGCTCCGAATGGTATCGCCGGGACTACGGGCGCGACTGCAAATGGAGCTGGGATCCTATTCATGCAGCCCTGAATATTAGTCTGTCTCATTCGGAATTAGGTTTGGTCGTACCAAAAGGATTGGATGGTTTTTGGGAACGTCCAATTCGTTTTTATGAATCGGAACGTCGTAATTTTCTGGGGTCACTTTTCAGTGAAGGTGGTCTGCCTTTCAAGCTGCTGAAAGAAACGGATAGCCGCTTCCAGTCTGTTTTTTCCCGTATTCTTAATCAATACGAACAGGCCTCATCGCTGGGGTACTCAACGTCGATGTTGGTTCAAATGATGGTTGAAAAATCATCGCTTCCTCAAGGATTTCGGGAAGACACATCCATAGAATTCATCGCCCGGATGGCTGAACAACTCATTTCGTTGGTGCAACTCTATGAGCTCAGCACCCATGCTGAACCGGTTAAAGAGCTTGAGCGCGTACACCCTAAATGGCGCGACAGTTTTCCCATCCCCCTTGACGATGATACGGGAACCAGCTTTCTCAACGGCTTGCTTCGCACTGCATCGGTGGAAAATAAGCCCCGGCAGCGCAAAAGTAAGATTATTGAATGCTTTTTTTCCTGGTCAGAGCAAAAGCCCGATGCCTTACATACCTACATTTCACTGCCGGAAGAAATGGTTTTTCCATTATTGAGTGAACCTTCGACTACTCGCTTTGAACTGGCAGTGTGTGAAGACGGGGAAGACATGGTCAGCCTGGGAAGCGCTTACGCCACGCTTGAGCATATGCAAGCCAGATTACGGCTGCGCAAAAGTGATGTTCGTTTTCACCGGCGTCGTCCTGCCACCACATTGTCTCTGGTCGCCCGGGCTGGTGGGGTGATTATTGGCATTGTCAATATTGCTGAGAGTGAAATCCCGGTTGGCGATGTTCCTCTTGTCTTTGTGCGTCAGGGTGATGACTGGTCCTTGCAAGGGATTGCCTCATGCAGTGTCCGCAGTAGCGACATGCTAATCATTCTGCCGGAAGGTGGGACGCTGTCTGCTGAAAATACCCCCTCTGATTTTACCTGCCGGGCTTTCGGCTACCCTGCTTTAGTGGTGCAAGGAGGGCAGGATATCCTCATTGAGGGTGAGGAAACCTATCGCATACGTGCGGGGCTGGAGCAGGTGCGCCTGCCAGGTCTGGAGTTACAAGGTAAGCGTCTGAACTGGACGACCTTTCCTGAAGAGGTGTTTCTTGGCACTCCGCGAGTTATGCGAAAAATGGGGGTACCTGAAGTTCGCTACAGGCGTTTTTTGAGCGGTAAAGATATTGATGTGTGCGAGTTGCATGACACCATGGGGACGCATTTTTTGTCCATCCGCAATGAGAACAATGAAACGTTACTGCGTCGCAAAATTGGCATATTACCTGCGGATTTTCAGGTTGAAATTAAGAGCGGTGAGCGTGCAAACGAAGGAATCATTGCTATCTCGACGCAGCACAAATGTTGGTATGCGTTAAAGGACAAAACACTTGAAATAGGCCGTAAGCGTTCCGGGAACAGAACGGAAATTTTGATCAAAGCGGAAGGGGTACCGCCCTCATCAGTACAATTGCAGGTTACCCCAAGCTTGATGGAAGCGCCCGTTGGGATTGTTATGCCTTTTCCCTCAAGTGGCTGTCTTGCTTTTGATGCCGAAGGTCGGCCGCTGGCAAAAAATATCACCATTACCGATTTGCTGGGCTCTCGAGTGTTCCTGTTTGGCAAAAATGGAGAACCGACCCGCTTTACCCTGGAACTACGCTTGCGTTCCAACAGTGGGCAGCAGGCATGGCATGAATGGCGTTATAACGCCGGTGAACGCCCGCTTGAAATTAATCTTTACAGCCTGAAAGAGCATATTGAGAACTTACTTTCCCTCGGTTCAGGGATTGATCAGATTGTGGATATGCGGATTAGCGGCGTAGGCGGTACCGGCAACTGGCAAATCCGGCGCTACAAATACAGCCTGGAATATGATCCGGCCTCACAGATACTGCGTTCCAACTCGATTCACAATGCATCAGGGAAAGTGCCTTCGCCAGTTATCATGTTGCTGAGCGAACCAGAGCGAAAATCCATTCCTCTGACATCAAGAATGAGTGAAGGTGTCCCGGTCGGTGAATTTGAGCTGGGCTCAATTGTAAGTAAAAACGGCCCCTGGCTGGTTCTGCCGAAACCTGGCGAAGAAACTGCATTCCGTCCCTGTTTTATTCGTGGTGAACAGTTGCCAGAAGCGGAAGCCGGTACGATTCACTCCTTGCAAAAAGCCACTCAGCTTTTCAAACCTGGTGCTGAGGTTAATACCATTTCCTTGGTTCTGGATCAGATGGCGAACGATCCGGCGCATTCTGGCTGGCAATTCCTGCAAAATCTTTACAGCCAGTTCAGTTATTTACCTCTGGCCACCTTCGAGGTCTGGCGTGCGTTATTTCAGCATCCTCAGGCACTAACGCTCTCCTTGTTCAAATTTGAAATGTCGGCCGAATATCTTGGACGAATCGAATCTGAATTCCCCGTGTTTTGGGAGTTCTTACCGATACAGCAAATAAAAAATGCAGCAGCAAAAATGCAGGCCTTTATGGTGAGCAAAGGCGCATCTATAGAAATGCAGAGTAATTTCCTGAATAAAATGTATCAAAGGTTGGGAATGCTCTTTCCTACCTATGCCAGCGATGTGCATAGCTGGTTAAGCGAGGGAAAGGCCCCGAGGCTTTTCCCACAACCGGTCATGAAAGAGATTATTCAGGGCTGGTATCAGGAGTTACTTCGTGAACACGGGGAATCCCGCTGGCCGGAATATGGCGGCCCACGTCTCTCTCGCTGGATCCAGTCGCAAGCCGATCCCATTATTGAAATCTCTTCCGATACACATTTTCGCTATGCCGTTGCATGGCTGCCGGTGTTTGCCGCCGCAGTAGCCAGCGGCAAAACCACCTTTACCAGCGTTTTTGGCAATGAACCTGGCGCCGTATTTTTCTTACGGCAGGTGAGAGACTTTGACTCTCGCTGGTTTAACGCTTTGTTCCAGTACTGCTTGCTGCGTAACGTTACGGAAAAATAA
- a CDS encoding LysR substrate-binding domain-containing protein: MRTRRLPPLSAIRAFDAVARHTSFKAAAEEIGVTPTAISHQIRVLETSLNQRLFTRSARAVVLTNAGEILFRASGNIFATLREAVEAIDRAGQPGALTLSTTSNFLTNWLVPRLPSLHQQHPSLELRLHSSTDLVDVRGDMADCAIRYSMQADEALENTLLYRDRFVLVASPQLALRVTEDLSRFTLFHIENRHVPQPEPDWPHWKAAFGPADLPVHTGIHFDDETHAIQAAIAGQGVLLASELLIQNALEQGLLRVALPGTLPGGNYYFVTSQQKAQREEVRIIKAWLQQAFAEGE, from the coding sequence ATGCGAACACGCCGATTGCCACCACTTTCTGCCATCCGTGCTTTTGATGCTGTGGCCCGCCACACCAGTTTTAAAGCTGCCGCGGAGGAGATTGGCGTGACGCCGACCGCCATCAGCCACCAGATCCGCGTGCTGGAGACATCGCTCAACCAGCGTCTGTTTACCCGCTCGGCGCGTGCCGTGGTGCTCACTAATGCCGGAGAAATTCTGTTTCGCGCCTCGGGGAATATCTTTGCCACGCTGCGCGAAGCGGTGGAGGCCATCGACAGGGCCGGGCAACCGGGAGCGTTAACGCTGAGCACTACCTCCAACTTTCTGACTAACTGGCTGGTGCCGCGCCTGCCGTCGCTGCATCAACAGCACCCATCGCTGGAGCTGCGTCTGCACAGCAGTACCGACCTGGTGGATGTTCGTGGTGATATGGCGGATTGTGCGATCCGCTACAGCATGCAGGCTGATGAAGCACTGGAGAATACGCTGCTCTACCGCGATCGTTTTGTGCTGGTCGCCAGCCCGCAACTGGCGTTGCGGGTGACGGAAGATCTTTCCCGTTTTACGCTGTTTCATATTGAAAACCGCCATGTTCCGCAGCCGGAACCAGACTGGCCACACTGGAAAGCGGCCTTTGGCCCGGCCGATTTACCGGTACATACTGGTATTCATTTTGATGATGAGACGCACGCCATTCAGGCGGCGATTGCCGGGCAGGGTGTACTGCTCGCCAGCGAATTATTGATCCAGAATGCGCTGGAACAAGGATTGTTGCGCGTTGCCCTGCCGGGAACATTACCCGGCGGGAATTACTATTTCGTAACCAGCCAGCAAAAAGCGCAGCGTGAAGAGGTAAGAATAATAAAAGCGTGGTTGCAGCAGGCATTTGCTGAGGGTGAATAA
- a CDS encoding MFS transporter, translating into MTQINTLATHSSPHYQALLAPGIAQALIALDYAIIYVALPTLAQALHLSLSEMQWVVSIYGLTFAALLLPGGSLCDRFGARRIFSIGMILFLFSSILGGMADNGTLLLMARCGQGIAAALLQPAVLALMAQRFQGESHRRALAIWSAIGALGLVAGVVLGGMLTALSWRAIFFINLPPGLLALWLVQRNFSKTQPQGGVQRTGFGALLGCATAGTLVWAMMRYAEQGAPDFFANRLAAAMLLLLILHERFAPQPLLSRTLRDMPGLQTGWLSSACYMASVGSQFYAMTLLWQQTLQLDAVTTGWLFTPLAVLIVAGNALYTRLSARFSSQKALLVGFACAAVGLWLLSISLSAPFSVGFMSGLVLSGIGHGLIYPAMFAVGLSAVPVQQQGRASALMVTSQYIAGAMMLAVISVLLAMQPDLASWSTVFRGLGAAALLGMLVALCAPER; encoded by the coding sequence ATGACGCAAATTAACACGCTGGCTACGCACTCATCGCCACACTATCAGGCGCTGCTGGCTCCCGGCATCGCTCAGGCATTGATTGCGCTTGATTACGCCATTATTTATGTTGCGCTACCCACGCTGGCGCAGGCGTTGCACTTGTCACTGAGCGAAATGCAGTGGGTGGTGTCGATCTACGGTTTGACCTTCGCCGCACTACTGTTGCCTGGTGGAAGCCTGTGCGATCGTTTCGGCGCGCGCCGAATCTTCAGCATCGGCATGATACTGTTTCTTTTTTCATCAATACTGGGCGGAATGGCCGATAACGGAACATTGTTACTGATGGCCCGCTGTGGACAAGGGATCGCCGCCGCGCTGCTGCAACCGGCAGTGCTGGCCTTAATGGCGCAGCGTTTTCAGGGAGAATCACATCGCCGGGCGCTGGCGATCTGGAGCGCAATTGGTGCGCTGGGCCTGGTGGCGGGTGTGGTGCTGGGCGGCATGCTGACGGCCCTGAGCTGGCGCGCCATTTTCTTCATCAACCTGCCGCCTGGTTTGCTGGCGCTATGGCTGGTGCAGCGCAACTTTTCGAAAACACAACCACAAGGTGGCGTGCAACGCACGGGTTTTGGCGCGCTGCTTGGTTGTGCGACAGCCGGCACGCTGGTGTGGGCGATGATGCGTTATGCCGAACAAGGTGCGCCGGATTTCTTTGCGAATCGACTGGCGGCAGCCATGCTACTGCTGTTGATTCTCCATGAACGTTTTGCTCCGCAGCCGCTGCTGTCACGCACACTGCGTGACATGCCGGGTTTGCAGACAGGCTGGCTCAGCAGCGCCTGCTATATGGCCAGCGTCGGCAGCCAGTTTTACGCCATGACATTGCTGTGGCAGCAAACGCTACAGCTTGATGCCGTCACCACCGGATGGTTATTTACCCCGCTGGCAGTGCTGATTGTGGCGGGAAATGCACTTTACACCCGACTCTCTGCACGCTTTAGTAGCCAAAAGGCGCTGCTGGTGGGGTTTGCCTGCGCGGCAGTTGGCTTATGGCTGCTGTCGATATCGCTTAGCGCCCCGTTCTCCGTCGGGTTCATGTCCGGACTCGTGCTCAGCGGTATCGGCCACGGATTGATCTATCCGGCAATGTTCGCCGTCGGGCTGAGCGCCGTACCAGTGCAGCAACAGGGACGCGCCAGCGCGTTGATGGTCACCAGCCAGTACATCGCCGGCGCGATGATGCTGGCAGTGATCTCCGTTTTACTGGCGATGCAGCCGGATCTGGCAAGCTGGTCTACGGTATTTCGTGGGCTGGGTGCTGCCGCGCTACTGGGCATGCTGGTAGCGCTCTGTGCGCCGG